GCGAGTGTTCGCTATGAAACACTTCAGGGTTTTGTGAGCGGATACGCTCGACGACATCATCGAGGCGCTCACCGTTCGAATTACGCAGTGCGTGCTGATGGGCTAACAGGTGCATGGTCTCGCTTACCCCTACGGATTGTTGACGCTGATCGGCGTCGGATTGAGAGAGGGTCAGTGCGTCTGCGCCACTTCGTTCTTCACAGACTCTGGCTGCGCGGCGAAAAAGTGGTGAAGTGCCTGAACGGTGGAAAAGCGCGGATCGGTAACGCTGCGTGCGCTGAGCTTCGCGAGCGTGGAATAAGGAACGCCAGCACGCTTTGCGATTTCTCGCAAATTGCCCTTTTCGCGGTCTAGCCTGGCGAGCACCTCATCAAGCAGCGTGTTGTCACGGTTACCCATAAGGAGCCCTTTGCGATGAATGGCGAGAATGGCGACATATTAACCAGAAATGGCTATTAACGCAATTCATTGAACAAAGGAGATAGCCGCACGTGGCTATCCATTGGTGGCACGCTCGCTTCCATGACCAGACAGAACACAAAAGCGATACTCGCCAAGAACCTCCGGCGTCTTATGAATCGGAGCGAAACACTTGATACCCAGGTGAAGGTTGCCGCGCGCGCTGGGATCGCACAGAGCACCGTTGGGAGATTGCTGCGGGGTGAGGTTTATGCGCAGCTATCGCAAGTCGAAGCACTTGCCGAGGCCTTTCGGGTGAATGTCGCATCACTCCTCAGTGAACACGAGAATGACGCGCCGGCCTCCTCATCAGTTTCCAACGAAGGCTATGCCTCTCTTACCGACGAAGAGAGGCAACAGGTATCTGACTTCATCGCCTTTCTCGCTGCCCGCCATCAGCCAGCGGCATCGCCCACGGCGCTGAACATCGAAGCATCTCGCGAATCCGCCAGCGGATTGAAAGAACGACTCGTGCAGGCCATTCAGCGTGAATTCAATGATGACACGCTGAATATCAACCATGAACGCGAACCAGAGACCAAACACACTAGGCAAAGCCGAAAACGTACTTCATCTCAGTAACTTCCGAGAGCAAAATCACCCACCGGGGGAAGATGCAGTCGAGGCCTATGCAAGACGCATAGCACTTGTAAAAGATCGAGTGTTAGATCGGCTTGAATGTCGCGACCGACCGGCCGTAGCGGTTGCGGCGGCGTTCATCGATACCGACGGCCGAATCGGCCACACCGCAGCGGGCATCGAGCCCGAAATGGCCGCGAGCCTGTCGCACGAATTGCGCACACTTGCAAATGCCCTAGACGCACACGCCAAGAGAAATTCTCGGCGCAAAACACACCAGCGCGGATACGCACCACTTGCCGTACTCGCCTCACTCAGCTTCGTCGCCGCGACTTATTTCAACGACATCGCATGGCTCGACGCCGCCCTCTCCCTCGCAGCCCAACTTACAGCCATATTCCTCGCGAAACGCTCCAACGAGTGACCTTCGCCTAGCCACGCCCGCATTTCTGGGCGTGACCCGTCGTAAAAAATAACCATTTCTGGCTTTACATAAATACCATTAATGGCTAATCTGATGCTCGTACGCACTATGCGCGCTTGGAGATGCCATGAAATCAATACCAGATGTCGCGGGTGAAGCCCGTCGTGCTTGGCTTTTCGAGATGCAA
This is a stretch of genomic DNA from Paraburkholderia caribensis. It encodes these proteins:
- a CDS encoding helix-turn-helix domain-containing protein, translating into MTRQNTKAILAKNLRRLMNRSETLDTQVKVAARAGIAQSTVGRLLRGEVYAQLSQVEALAEAFRVNVASLLSEHENDAPASSSVSNEGYASLTDEERQQVSDFIAFLAARHQPAASPTALNIEASRESASGLKERLVQAIQREFNDDTLNINHEREPETKHTRQSRKRTSSQ